One Cinclus cinclus chromosome 24, bCinCin1.1, whole genome shotgun sequence genomic window carries:
- the LOC134053398 gene encoding feather keratin 1-like, protein MSWGWRCTFINSSHLHLLATKVHLQPQDMSCYTPCQPCQPCGPTPLANSCNEPCVRQCQDSTVIIEPSPVVVTLPGPILSSFPQNTVVGSSTSAAVGSILSSQGVPISSGGFGLSGLGSGLCGTRCLPC, encoded by the exons ATGTCTTGGGGCTGGAGATGCacct TCATTAACTCCTCTCACCTCCATCTCCTTGCAACCAAG GTGCATCTCCAGCCCCAAGACATGTCCTGCTACACcccgtgccagccctgccagccctgcggccccaccccgctggccaacagctgcaatgagccctgtgtcaggcagtgccaggactccACCGTCATCATCGAGCCCTCTCCCGTGgtggtgaccctgcctggccccatcctcagctccttccctcagAACACCGTGGTGGGAtcctccacctctgctgctgttggcagcATCCTCAGCTCTCAGGGAGTGCCCATCAGCTCTGGGGGCTTTGGTCTCTCAGGCTTGGGCAGTGGTCTCTGTGGCACGAGATGCCTCCCCTGCTAA
- the LOC134053075 gene encoding feather keratin 1-like, which yields MSCYTPCRPCQPCGPTPLANSCNEPCVRQCQDSTVAIQPSPVVVTLPGPILSSFPQNTAVGSSTSAAVGSILSSQGVPISSGGFGLSGLGSGLCGTRCFPC from the coding sequence ATGTCCTGCTACACCCCGTGccggccctgccagccctgcggccccaccccgctggccaacagctgcaatgagccctgtgtcaggcagtgccaggactccACCGTGGCCATCCAGCCCTCTCCCGTGgtggtgaccctgcctggccccatcctcagctccttcccacagaacaCTGCCGTGGGATCCTCCACCTCCGCTGCTGTTGGCAGCATCCTCAGCTCTCAGGGAGTGCCCATCAGCTCTGGGGGCTTTGGCCTCTCAGGCTTGGGCAGTGGTCTCTGTGGCACGAGGTGCTTCCCCTGCTAA
- the LOC134053423 gene encoding uncharacterized protein LOC134053423, with protein MGGDNPQGEEKEDKEEDKRKVFKTHLVPNKMELKEWMREQLNIPSHQPVFSPCGSFFGKAVPFHGVPAAVCSDCLGQCRKSIKASPSHSPIQSSCLHLTENKVHLQPQDMSCYTPCRPCQPCGPTPLANSCNEPCVRQCQDSTVAIQPSPVVVTLPGPILSSFPQNTVVGSSTSAAVGSILSSQGVPISSGGFGLSGLGSGLCGTRCFPC; from the exons ATGGGGGGAGACAATCcacaaggggaagaaaaggaggataAAGAGGAGGACAAGAGAAAAGTCTTCAAAACTCACCTTGTTCCCAACAAGATGGAGCTGAAGGAATGGATGAGAGA GCAACTGAACATACCCTCCCACCAGCCTGTCTTCTCCCCATGTGGCAGTTTTTTTGGCAAGGCTGTCCCCTTTCATGgtgtgccagcagcagtt TGCAGTGACTGCCTGGGGCAGTGCAGAAAGAGTATAAAAGCCAGCCCTTCTCACTCTCCCATCCAGTCCTCTTGTCTCCATCTCACTGAGAACAAG GTGCATCTCCAGCCCCAAGACATGTCCTGCTACACCCCGTGccggccctgccagccctgcggccccaccccgctggccaacagctgcaatgagccctgtgtcaggcagtgccaggactccACCGTGGCCATCCAGCCCTCTCCCGTGgtggtgaccctgcctggccccatcctcagctccttccctcagAACACCGTGGTGGGATCCTCCACCTCCGCTGCTGTTGGCAGCATCCTCAGCTCTCAGGGAGTGCCCATCAGCTCTGGGGGCTTTGGCCTCTCAGGCTTGGGCAGTGGTCTCTGTGGCACGAGGTGCTTCCCCTGCTAA
- the LOC134053399 gene encoding feather keratin 1-like — protein sequence MSWGWRCTFINSSHLHLLATKVHLQPQDMSCYTPCRPCQPCGPTPLANSCNEPCVRQCQDSTVAIQPSPVVVTLPGPILSSFPQNTAVGSSTSAAVGSILSSQGVPISSGGFGLSGLGSGLCGTRCLPC from the exons ATGTCTTGGGGCTGGAGATGCacct TCATTAACTCCTCTCACCTCCATCTCCTTGCAACCAAG GTGCATCTCCAGCCCCAAGACATGTCCTGCTACACCCCGTGccggccctgccagccctgtggccccaccccgctggccaacagctgcaatgagccctgtgtcaggcagtgccaggactccACCGTGGCCATCCAGCCCTCTCCCGTGgtggtgaccctgcctggccccatcctcagctccttcccacagaacaCTGCCGTGGGAtcctccacctctgctgctgttggcagcATCCTCAGCTCTCAGGGAGTGCCCATCAGCTCTGGGGGCTTTGGTCTCTCAGGCTTGGGCAGTGGTCTCTGTGGCACGAGGTGCCTCCCCTGCTAA
- the LOC134053400 gene encoding feather keratin Cos1-1/Cos1-3/Cos2-1-like — translation MSCYTPCQPCQPCGPTPLANSCNEPCVRQCQDSTVIIEPSPVVVTLPGPILSSFPQNTVVGSSTSAAVGSILSSQGVPISSGGFGLSGLGSGLCGTRCLPC, via the coding sequence ATGTCCTGCTACACCCcatgccagccctgccagccctgtggccccaccccgctggccaacagctgcaatgagccctgtgtcaggcagtgccaggactccACCGTCATCATCGAACCCTCTCCCGTGgtggtgaccctgcctggccccatcctcagctccttccctcagAACACTGTGGTGGGAtcctccacctctgctgctgttggcagcATCCTCAGCTCTCAGGGAGTGCCCATCAGCTCTGGGGGCTTTGGTCTCTCAGGCTTGGGCAGTGGTCTCTGTGGCACGAGATGCCTCCCCTGCTAA